In Thiohalospira halophila DSM 15071, a single genomic region encodes these proteins:
- a CDS encoding glycine cleavage system protein R, which produces MENYLVISAVGADHPGIVDDLARAVMDTGCNINDSRMTVLGGEFAVLLLVSGPWNSIAKLEDAAPGIAEKLELLVNTKRTNLREKEGQMVSYTVEVISIDQPGIVYDLATFFSRRGINIYDLTTERYAAAHTGTPMFVARMTINIPSDIRIAGLREEFFDMCDSLNLDAVIEPVKI; this is translated from the coding sequence ATGGAAAACTACCTGGTCATCTCCGCCGTAGGCGCGGACCATCCCGGGATCGTCGACGACCTCGCCCGGGCGGTCATGGATACCGGCTGCAACATCAACGACAGCCGCATGACCGTCCTCGGCGGGGAGTTCGCCGTACTGCTGCTGGTCTCTGGCCCCTGGAACTCCATTGCCAAGCTGGAGGATGCCGCGCCCGGCATCGCCGAGAAGCTGGAGCTTCTCGTCAATACCAAGCGGACCAATCTGCGGGAAAAGGAAGGCCAGATGGTCTCCTACACCGTGGAGGTCATCTCCATCGACCAGCCGGGCATCGTCTACGACCTGGCGACCTTCTTCTCCCGGCGCGGGATCAATATCTACGACCTGACCACCGAGCGCTACGCCGCCGCCCACACCGGTACGCCGATGTTCGTCGCCCGGATGACCATCAACATCCCCTCGGACATCCGCATCGCCGGCCTGCGCGAAGAGTTCTTCGACATGTGCGACTCCCTCAACCTCGATGCCGTCATCGAACCGGTGAAGATCTAG
- a CDS encoding acetoin utilization protein AcuC gives MAASGEPIPAGKATLIGAARYRRFSYGDNHPLGIPRVSLTIDLIQAYGALDEEREYLIGRKASDRELTGFHTRDYILALQRCEALGKVPHRFREQHNLGNFENPWFPGFFSTPAVATGSSIQGAEEVLAGRMAFNPAGGMHHARPDQARGFCYLNDPVMGIQRLRRAGKRVLYIDIDAHHGDGVEMAFADDPEVVTCSLHMDTGYAYPFAGGQATDTGVHGNAVNLPLPRELNDTEYRHAFHTLWPRVVEAAAPDAVVLQAGTDILRPDPLGKFTVSTQTFLEAVTAIRDASPRHPDGTPKLLALGGGGYHPLVLARCWAGVWAILSGRELPEALPESGRELLAEVDWDMDEDEEWYPGLFESRLDPDLSGPLRPEVEAAVEGLLRDHPLLRGA, from the coding sequence ATGGCGGCAAGCGGCGAACCCATTCCGGCGGGGAAGGCCACGCTCATCGGGGCGGCGCGCTATCGCCGTTTCTCCTACGGCGACAACCACCCCCTGGGGATCCCGCGGGTCTCCCTGACCATCGACCTCATCCAGGCCTACGGCGCCCTGGACGAGGAGCGGGAGTACCTCATCGGTCGCAAGGCCTCGGACCGGGAGCTCACCGGCTTCCACACCCGGGATTACATCCTCGCCCTGCAGCGCTGCGAGGCCCTGGGCAAGGTGCCCCACCGCTTCCGCGAGCAGCACAACCTGGGCAACTTCGAGAACCCCTGGTTCCCCGGCTTCTTCTCCACCCCCGCGGTGGCCACCGGCTCCAGTATCCAGGGGGCGGAGGAGGTCCTGGCCGGGCGCATGGCCTTCAACCCCGCCGGCGGCATGCACCACGCCCGCCCCGACCAGGCGCGCGGCTTCTGCTACCTCAATGACCCGGTCATGGGGATCCAGCGGCTGCGCCGGGCGGGGAAGCGGGTGCTCTATATCGACATCGACGCCCATCACGGCGACGGCGTGGAGATGGCCTTTGCCGACGACCCCGAGGTGGTCACCTGCTCCCTGCACATGGATACCGGCTACGCCTATCCCTTCGCCGGCGGCCAGGCGACGGATACCGGCGTCCACGGCAACGCCGTGAACCTGCCGCTGCCGCGGGAGCTCAACGACACCGAATACCGCCACGCCTTCCACACCCTCTGGCCGCGGGTGGTGGAGGCCGCCGCGCCGGACGCGGTGGTCCTCCAGGCGGGGACCGACATCCTGCGTCCCGATCCGCTGGGCAAGTTCACCGTCTCCACCCAGACCTTCCTGGAGGCGGTGACCGCCATCCGCGATGCCAGCCCGCGCCACCCGGACGGCACGCCGAAGCTGCTGGCCCTGGGTGGCGGCGGCTACCACCCGCTGGTGCTGGCGCGCTGCTGGGCGGGGGTCTGGGCCATCCTCAGCGGCCGCGAGCTGCCCGAGGCGCTGCCGGAATCCGGGCGCGAGCTGCTGGCCGAGGTGGACTGGGACATGGACGAGGACGAGGAGTGGTATCCGGGGCTCTTCGAGAGCCGCCTGGACCCGGACCTCTCCGGCCCCCTACGGCCCGAGGTCGAGGCCGCCGTGGAGGGCCTGCTGCGCGATCATCCGCTGCTGCGCGGGGCGTAG
- the dapA gene encoding 4-hydroxy-tetrahydrodipicolinate synthase: protein MFHGSMVALVTPMADDGSVDYAALERLVAFHLDNGTDAIVAVGTTGESATLDFDEHCQVVRRVVELVRGRIPVIAGTGANSTQEAIELTRCGMEAGADACLLVTPYYNKPPQEGLYQHFRAIAEAVPVPQILYNVPGRTGVDMTTDTVERLAPFGNIIGLKDAHGSQERVQELVERVGDRLELYSGEDGAACEAMIAGYHGDISVTANVAPALMHEMCEAARNGEAERARDLDGRLRPLHQALFCQTSPIPVKWALYEMGLMGEAIRLPLVPLAHEYHDTVRAALRETGVL from the coding sequence ATGTTCCACGGCAGCATGGTCGCGCTGGTCACGCCCATGGCGGACGACGGGTCGGTGGACTACGCCGCCCTGGAGCGGCTGGTCGCGTTCCACCTGGACAACGGCACCGATGCCATTGTCGCCGTGGGCACCACCGGCGAGTCGGCCACCCTGGACTTCGACGAGCACTGCCAGGTGGTCCGCCGAGTGGTGGAGCTGGTGCGCGGCCGGATCCCCGTGATCGCCGGCACCGGCGCCAACTCCACCCAGGAGGCCATCGAGCTCACCCGCTGCGGCATGGAGGCCGGCGCCGACGCCTGCCTGCTGGTGACCCCCTACTACAACAAGCCGCCGCAGGAAGGGCTCTACCAGCACTTCCGCGCCATCGCCGAAGCGGTTCCGGTCCCCCAGATCCTGTACAACGTCCCCGGCCGCACCGGCGTGGACATGACCACCGACACGGTGGAGCGGCTGGCCCCCTTCGGCAATATCATCGGCCTCAAGGACGCCCATGGCAGCCAGGAGCGGGTGCAGGAGCTGGTGGAACGGGTCGGCGACCGGCTGGAACTCTATTCCGGCGAGGACGGTGCCGCCTGCGAGGCGATGATCGCCGGCTACCACGGCGACATCTCGGTGACCGCCAACGTCGCCCCGGCGCTGATGCACGAGATGTGCGAGGCGGCCCGCAACGGCGAGGCCGAGCGTGCCCGGGATCTGGATGGCCGGCTGCGGCCGCTGCACCAGGCACTCTTCTGCCAGACCAGTCCCATCCCGGTGAAGTGGGCCCTCTACGAGATGGGCCTCATGGGTGAGGCCATTCGCCTGCCCCTGGTGCCCCTGGCCCACGAGTACCACGACACGGTCCGCGCGGCCCTGCGCGAAACCGGCGTTCTCTGA
- a CDS encoding HAMP domain-containing methyl-accepting chemotaxis protein, giving the protein MRDLLSRMRVRHKLWGGFGIVLLILFAVGSVSLVNFWRTESQVTQVVDRAQPVVIASLGLKDHLDKANSALGFYLLSGEQRFRDDFDKAVETVQRDLAELKGMDAVNGDEELSQRIATIESAFQEYLSYREQLLALPDDNAANFPGVAYAAQNINPLSQQMLQNLSEAIQSEESQPVTERRRRFLMELETLRYQWANVMNGVRAFLAFRGDSARQEIQLYMDGTGSKLEDLEAYSDLYTFEQEIALDEFRRLREEFANNLQEMLAIQGGDAWRTDVRILREELSPILERIDEQTQALVDNQQRRIESISGELRSEVAAVGGFVLIMVLIGLIAGVGVAWFSGRAISRPLQKTAKAMNDVAQGEGDLSARLEVHSRDEVGELAQAFNAFTGRIQELVQRVAGAVDRLAATAQQTSEVAQRTDQGVQQQKSQTDQVATAMNEMATTVQEVSRNATQAAEAATEADGEAGNGRQVVGDSMEAIRKLADEVNSSAEVMQRLEQDSESIGSVLDVIRDIAEQTNLLALNAAIEAARAGEAGRGFAVVADEVRTLATRTHDSTQEIRETVEKLQNAAREAAGSMQETREGANNTVAKAGEAEASLGRITQSVSKINGMNDQIASSAEEQTAVAEDINRNVTEIASIADRSSEDASQLTASAEELGRLVDELKELVGHFRTGGRG; this is encoded by the coding sequence ATGCGCGATCTGCTATCGAGGATGCGGGTTCGCCACAAGCTCTGGGGAGGGTTCGGCATCGTCCTGCTGATCCTCTTCGCCGTGGGCTCGGTGAGCCTGGTGAACTTCTGGCGCACCGAGAGCCAGGTTACCCAGGTGGTGGACCGGGCCCAGCCGGTGGTCATCGCCTCCCTGGGCCTCAAGGACCATCTGGACAAGGCCAACAGCGCCCTGGGGTTCTACCTCCTCTCCGGTGAGCAGCGCTTCCGCGACGACTTCGACAAGGCGGTGGAGACCGTCCAGCGGGACCTCGCGGAGCTCAAGGGCATGGATGCGGTTAACGGGGACGAGGAGCTCTCCCAGCGCATCGCGACCATCGAGTCGGCCTTCCAGGAGTACCTGAGCTATCGCGAGCAGCTGCTGGCCCTGCCCGACGACAACGCGGCCAACTTCCCCGGCGTTGCCTACGCCGCGCAGAACATCAACCCCCTCTCCCAGCAGATGCTCCAGAACCTCTCCGAGGCCATCCAGTCGGAGGAGAGCCAGCCCGTGACCGAGCGTCGGCGCCGGTTCCTCATGGAGCTGGAGACGCTGCGCTACCAGTGGGCCAACGTCATGAACGGCGTGCGCGCCTTCCTCGCCTTCCGCGGCGACAGCGCCCGCCAGGAGATCCAGCTCTACATGGACGGGACCGGGAGCAAGCTCGAGGACCTGGAGGCCTACTCCGACCTCTACACCTTCGAGCAGGAGATCGCCCTGGACGAGTTCCGCCGCCTGCGCGAGGAATTCGCCAATAACCTCCAGGAGATGCTGGCCATCCAGGGCGGGGATGCCTGGCGGACGGACGTCCGGATCCTGCGCGAGGAGCTCAGCCCGATCCTCGAGCGCATCGACGAGCAGACCCAGGCACTGGTGGACAACCAGCAGCGGCGGATCGAGTCTATCAGCGGCGAGCTGCGCTCCGAGGTGGCGGCCGTGGGCGGCTTCGTCCTCATCATGGTCCTCATCGGGCTCATCGCCGGTGTCGGGGTGGCCTGGTTCTCCGGCCGCGCCATTAGCCGGCCGCTGCAGAAGACCGCCAAGGCCATGAACGACGTCGCCCAGGGCGAGGGGGACCTCTCCGCCCGGCTGGAGGTCCACTCCCGGGACGAGGTGGGCGAGCTGGCCCAGGCGTTCAACGCCTTCACGGGCCGGATCCAGGAGCTGGTGCAGCGCGTGGCCGGCGCCGTGGACCGCCTGGCCGCCACCGCGCAGCAGACCTCCGAGGTGGCCCAGCGCACCGACCAGGGCGTGCAGCAGCAGAAGAGCCAGACCGACCAGGTGGCTACCGCCATGAACGAGATGGCCACCACCGTCCAGGAGGTCTCGCGCAACGCCACCCAGGCCGCCGAGGCGGCCACCGAGGCCGATGGCGAGGCCGGTAACGGCCGCCAGGTGGTGGGCGACTCCATGGAGGCCATCCGCAAGCTGGCCGACGAGGTGAACAGTTCCGCCGAGGTCATGCAGCGGCTGGAGCAGGACAGCGAATCCATCGGGAGCGTGCTGGACGTCATCCGCGACATCGCCGAGCAGACCAACCTCCTGGCGCTCAATGCCGCCATCGAGGCGGCGCGGGCCGGGGAGGCCGGTCGCGGCTTCGCCGTGGTGGCCGACGAGGTGCGCACCCTGGCCACCCGGACCCACGACTCCACCCAGGAGATCCGGGAGACGGTGGAGAAGCTGCAGAACGCCGCGCGGGAGGCCGCCGGCTCCATGCAGGAGACCCGCGAGGGGGCCAACAACACCGTGGCCAAGGCCGGCGAGGCCGAGGCCAGCCTGGGCCGGATCACCCAGTCGGTTTCGAAGATCAACGGCATGAACGACCAGATCGCCTCCTCCGCCGAGGAGCAGACCGCCGTGGCCGAGGACATCAACCGCAACGTCACCGAGATCGCCAGCATCGCCGACCGCTCCTCCGAGGATGCCAGCCAGCTCACCGCCTCCGCCGAGGAGCTGGGCCGACTGGTGGATGAACTCAAGGAACTGGTGGGCCACTTCCGCACCGGCGGTCGCGGCTGA
- a CDS encoding peroxiredoxin, whose product MSDPLTVGDTAPDIRLPATGDQELSLADFRGQTVVLYFYPKDSTPGCTSESKDFTRLHDEFRNAGAVILGCSRDGVRSHENFRAKHDIPFDLLSDGNEELCNAFGVLKQKTMFGKKVMGIERSTFLIDPEGTIRQEWRKVKVDGHADAVLEALKAL is encoded by the coding sequence ATGAGCGACCCCCTCACCGTCGGCGATACCGCCCCCGACATCCGCCTGCCCGCCACCGGCGACCAGGAGCTCTCCCTGGCCGATTTCCGCGGGCAGACGGTGGTGCTCTACTTCTACCCCAAGGACAGCACCCCGGGCTGTACCAGCGAGTCCAAGGACTTTACCCGGCTGCACGACGAGTTCCGCAATGCCGGCGCCGTGATCCTGGGCTGCTCCCGGGACGGCGTACGCTCCCACGAGAACTTCCGCGCCAAGCACGATATACCCTTCGACCTGCTCTCCGACGGTAACGAGGAGCTTTGCAACGCCTTCGGCGTGCTCAAGCAGAAGACCATGTTCGGCAAGAAGGTCATGGGTATCGAGCGCTCCACCTTCCTCATCGATCCCGAGGGCACCATCCGCCAGGAGTGGCGCAAGGTGAAGGTGGACGGCCACGCCGACGCGGTGCTCGAGGCGCTGAAGGCGCTCTAG
- a CDS encoding aldo/keto reductase, whose translation MTETAPIPGHATPQGTRDYAEARADDVAEGHFSDLLKTKIQLSSLGVGTFPGAADAATDAAVATLVAQALGGGINVVDTGAHYRYGRALAAVGAGIRQANLAGIPREAMFLVSKGGFLTFRGGPPEDRDAWIQEEIVGPGRGRAEDIAEQTPHCLSPEYIEYQLDLSRNLMGVETLDAFMVDQPEVHIPEIGKEQVNQKLEKVFEVLEWAVAEGRLRYYGISTFEGFRVETDHQLFQSLTSLQGLAEKAYQAVTGADDTRHHFLIAQMPFNQVMLEGFTRFNQATGQGNVASTLQAAHQLGVYMMSSHTMLKGHLGQQSVDVVTQALAELPNPAQRALQFNRSTPGLGTSLVGMSNPEHLADMLAVAARPPMERSGFLGLFQKAE comes from the coding sequence ATGACCGAGACCGCGCCCATTCCGGGACACGCCACCCCCCAGGGCACCCGCGACTACGCCGAGGCCCGGGCCGACGACGTGGCCGAGGGCCACTTCAGCGACCTGCTGAAGACGAAGATCCAGCTCTCCTCCCTGGGCGTGGGGACCTTCCCCGGTGCCGCCGATGCGGCCACCGACGCCGCCGTGGCGACCCTCGTCGCCCAGGCGCTCGGTGGTGGCATCAACGTCGTCGACACCGGCGCCCACTACCGCTACGGCCGCGCCCTGGCGGCGGTGGGCGCCGGGATCCGGCAGGCCAACCTGGCCGGGATCCCGCGCGAGGCCATGTTCCTGGTGAGCAAGGGCGGTTTCTTGACCTTCCGGGGTGGCCCGCCGGAGGACCGCGACGCCTGGATCCAGGAGGAGATCGTCGGCCCCGGTCGCGGCCGGGCGGAGGACATTGCCGAACAGACCCCCCACTGCCTGAGCCCGGAGTACATCGAGTACCAGCTCGACCTCTCCCGCAACCTCATGGGGGTGGAGACCCTGGACGCCTTCATGGTGGACCAGCCCGAGGTCCACATCCCCGAGATCGGCAAGGAGCAGGTCAACCAGAAGCTTGAGAAGGTCTTCGAGGTCCTGGAGTGGGCGGTGGCCGAGGGGCGGCTGCGCTACTACGGGATCTCCACCTTCGAGGGCTTCCGGGTGGAGACCGACCACCAGCTCTTCCAGTCCCTGACCTCGCTGCAGGGGCTGGCGGAGAAGGCGTATCAGGCGGTGACCGGCGCCGATGATACCCGCCACCACTTCCTCATCGCCCAGATGCCCTTCAACCAGGTCATGCTGGAGGGCTTCACCCGCTTCAACCAGGCCACCGGCCAGGGCAACGTCGCCTCGACCCTGCAGGCCGCCCACCAGCTCGGCGTCTACATGATGAGCAGCCACACCATGCTCAAGGGCCACCTGGGGCAGCAGTCGGTGGACGTGGTCACCCAGGCCCTGGCGGAGCTGCCCAACCCGGCCCAGCGCGCGCTCCAGTTCAACCGCTCCACCCCCGGCCTGGGCACCAGCCTGGTGGGCATGAGCAACCCGGAACACCTGGCCGACATGCTCGCCGTCGCCGCCCGCCCCCCCATGGAGCGCTCCGGCTTCCTGGGCCTCTTCCAGAAGGCCGAGTAG
- a CDS encoding MBL fold metallo-hydrolase, whose translation MRVASLGSGSSGNATLVEAGRTRVLVDCGFSVREVERRLGRLGLEASDLDAILVTHEHGDHIRGVGPLARRHNLTVRMTPGTARDHGQGELPHLETFSCHAPLTIGDLRVEPYPVPHDAREPAQFVFTDGDHRLGLLTDAGHGTPHIRSMLGGVHALLLECNHDPEMLRQGSYPPPLKARVGGEQGHLANEQAAAILADLDRSRLNTVAAMHLSDRNNRPELARAALGRVTGDEEAIHIADQESGLDWLTVA comes from the coding sequence ATGCGTGTCGCCTCCCTGGGTAGCGGCAGCAGCGGCAACGCCACCCTGGTGGAGGCGGGGCGGACCCGGGTCCTGGTGGACTGCGGCTTCTCCGTGCGCGAGGTGGAGCGCCGCCTGGGCCGGCTGGGGCTGGAGGCCAGCGACCTCGATGCCATTCTGGTCACCCACGAGCACGGCGATCACATTCGCGGCGTGGGCCCCCTGGCCCGGCGCCACAACCTCACCGTCCGCATGACCCCCGGCACCGCCCGCGACCACGGCCAGGGAGAGCTGCCGCACCTGGAGACCTTCTCCTGCCACGCGCCGCTGACCATCGGCGACCTGCGCGTGGAGCCCTATCCCGTCCCCCACGACGCCCGCGAGCCGGCGCAGTTCGTCTTCACCGACGGCGACCACCGCCTGGGGCTGCTCACCGACGCCGGCCACGGGACCCCGCACATCCGCTCCATGCTGGGCGGGGTCCACGCCCTGCTGCTGGAGTGCAATCACGACCCGGAGATGCTGCGCCAGGGGAGCTATCCGCCCCCGCTCAAGGCGCGGGTGGGGGGCGAGCAGGGCCACCTCGCCAACGAGCAGGCGGCGGCGATCCTCGCCGACCTCGACCGTTCCCGGCTGAATACCGTGGCGGCCATGCACCTCTCCGACAGGAACAACCGTCCGGAACTCGCCCGGGCGGCCCTGGGGCGGGTGACCGGCGACGAGGAGGCCATCCACATCGCCGATCAGGAGAGCGGGCTGGACTGGCTCACCGTGGCCTGA
- the purC gene encoding phosphoribosylaminoimidazolesuccinocarboxamide synthase, with the protein MEKREELYAGKAKTVYATEDPDRLVLQFRDDASAFDGTKREALARKGEVNNRFNAHLMRHLAAAGVPNHFESLNGADESVVKRLEMLPVECVVRNRAAGSLCRRLGIAPGRELDPPIFEFFLKDDELGDPMINESHIVTFGWAEADEIEPMKAISRQVNDVLTGLFADASITLVDYKLEFGRFHGELLLGDEFSPDGCRLWDARSGESLDKDRFRQDLGGVIEAYEEVARRLAIPLGEEAR; encoded by the coding sequence ATGGAAAAGCGCGAAGAACTCTATGCCGGCAAGGCCAAGACGGTCTACGCCACCGAGGACCCCGACCGCCTGGTGCTGCAGTTCCGGGACGATGCCAGCGCCTTCGACGGCACCAAGCGCGAGGCGCTGGCGCGCAAGGGAGAGGTGAACAATCGCTTCAATGCCCACCTCATGCGCCACCTGGCTGCCGCCGGTGTTCCCAACCACTTCGAGAGCCTCAACGGCGCCGACGAGTCCGTGGTCAAGCGCCTGGAGATGCTCCCCGTGGAGTGCGTGGTGCGCAACCGGGCCGCCGGCAGCCTCTGCCGCCGGCTGGGCATCGCCCCCGGCCGCGAGCTGGACCCGCCGATCTTCGAGTTCTTCCTCAAGGACGACGAGCTGGGCGACCCCATGATCAACGAGTCCCACATCGTCACCTTCGGCTGGGCCGAGGCCGACGAGATCGAGCCCATGAAGGCGATCTCGCGCCAGGTGAACGACGTGCTCACCGGGCTGTTCGCCGACGCCAGCATCACCCTGGTGGACTACAAGCTGGAGTTCGGCCGCTTCCACGGCGAGCTGCTGCTGGGGGACGAGTTCTCCCCCGACGGCTGCCGCCTGTGGGATGCCAGGAGCGGCGAGAGTCTGGACAAGGACCGCTTCAGGCAGGATCTTGGGGGCGTCATCGAGGCCTACGAGGAGGTGGCCCGGCGCCTGGCCATCCCCCTCGGCGAGGAGGCGCGCTAG
- a CDS encoding PhoH family protein translates to MTRHESEGRRLFVLDTNVLMHDPTSLFRFDEHDIFLPMVVLEELDNHKRGHSEVSRNARQASRFLDELMGAADGDMAEGISLDAIRPRGANGEPDATGGGHGHLYFQTEVRANPLPEKLPGNKPDNDILGVTLALCEDLPDADITVVSKDINLRIKAAVLGLRAEDYFNDQVLEDVDLLYSGQKELPADFWSQQSGRELASWQEEGRTLYRVTHPVARELHPNQFIWSPGEEGPEGVVRRVEGETVEFELVQDHGHTPVWGIRARNRGQNHALNLLMDPEIDFVSLVGQAGTGKTLLTLAAALTQTLDESRYSEVIMTRVTIPVGEDIGFLPGTEEEKMGPWMGALRDNLEVLSEGNDGGSWGRQATNDVLMNRIRVHSLNFMRGRTFLNKFVIIDEAQNLTSKQMKTLITRAGPGTKMVCLGNVAQIDTPYLTETTSGLTYVVDRFKDWEHAGHVTLERGERSRLADFASENL, encoded by the coding sequence TTGACCCGACACGAGTCCGAGGGCCGGCGGCTGTTCGTGCTGGACACCAATGTCCTGATGCACGACCCGACCAGCCTCTTCCGCTTCGATGAGCACGATATCTTCCTGCCCATGGTGGTGCTGGAGGAGCTGGACAACCACAAGCGCGGCCACTCCGAGGTCTCGCGCAACGCCCGCCAGGCCAGCCGCTTCCTGGACGAACTCATGGGCGCCGCCGACGGCGACATGGCCGAGGGGATCAGCCTGGACGCCATCCGCCCGCGCGGGGCCAACGGCGAGCCCGACGCCACCGGCGGCGGCCACGGCCACCTCTACTTTCAGACCGAGGTCCGCGCCAATCCGCTACCGGAGAAGCTGCCCGGCAACAAGCCGGACAACGACATCCTCGGCGTGACCCTGGCGCTGTGCGAGGATCTCCCCGACGCCGATATCACCGTCGTCTCCAAGGACATCAACCTCCGCATCAAGGCGGCGGTGCTCGGCCTGCGCGCCGAGGACTACTTCAACGACCAGGTCCTGGAGGATGTGGACCTGCTCTACAGCGGTCAGAAGGAGCTGCCCGCCGACTTCTGGTCGCAGCAGTCCGGCCGCGAGCTGGCCTCCTGGCAGGAGGAGGGGCGCACCCTCTACCGCGTCACCCACCCCGTGGCCCGGGAGCTCCACCCCAACCAGTTCATCTGGTCCCCCGGCGAGGAGGGCCCGGAGGGGGTCGTCCGCCGGGTCGAGGGCGAGACGGTGGAGTTCGAGCTGGTCCAGGACCACGGCCATACGCCGGTCTGGGGGATCCGGGCGCGCAATCGCGGCCAGAACCACGCCCTGAACCTGCTCATGGACCCGGAGATCGACTTCGTCTCCCTGGTGGGCCAGGCGGGGACCGGCAAGACCCTGCTGACGCTGGCCGCCGCCCTCACCCAGACCCTGGACGAGAGCCGCTACTCCGAGGTCATCATGACCCGGGTGACCATCCCGGTGGGCGAGGACATCGGCTTCCTCCCCGGGACCGAGGAGGAGAAGATGGGCCCCTGGATGGGGGCGCTGCGGGACAATCTGGAGGTCCTCTCCGAGGGCAACGACGGCGGCAGCTGGGGACGCCAGGCGACCAACGACGTCCTCATGAACCGCATCCGGGTCCACTCCCTGAACTTCATGCGCGGGCGGACCTTCCTGAACAAGTTCGTCATCATCGACGAGGCGCAAAACCTCACCTCGAAGCAGATGAAGACCCTCATCACCCGCGCCGGGCCGGGGACCAAGATGGTCTGCCTGGGCAACGTCGCCCAGATCGACACCCCCTACCTCACCGAGACCACCTCGGGGCTCACCTACGTGGTGGACCGCTTCAAGGACTGGGAGCACGCCGGCCACGTCACCCTAGAGCGCGGCGAACGCTCCCGCCTGGCCGACTTCGCCTCGGAGAACCTGTAG